A segment of the Echinicola strongylocentroti genome:
AAAGATGCTGACGGTGATGTTTTGAACGTAATCGGTGATATCCAAACCCACAAACTAGTTGGTAGCGATACAGGAAACCAAATCGTTGAATGGATGGATAATGTTGATCCGGGTGTTGGAATTCCTCCACATATTCACACCAAAGAAGATGAGATATTCAGGATCATAAAGGGGCAAATTGAAATAATGATCGATGGCAAAACCACTGTTTTAAAAGAAGGCGACATCGCTTTTGCCCCAAAAGGAATAGCACACTCGTGGAAAGTGGTCGGAACAGAAAAAGCTAAAATGATCACTTCAGCTTTCCCCGCTGGCATAGAGCACATGTTCAAGGAATTAGCAGCTCTTTCTGCTGGCCCCCCAGATTTTGAAAAAATAGCTGAAATTTGCGGGAAACATGGTGTTAACTTTGTCTAAAGGCCAAAATCACTATACAGTATGAAAGCTATAGTGCATAGCAAATAAAGCTTTTGGTCAAACCTTAGCCCAGGCCATTTTCTCCCCCCTTCTTACCCCTCTCTGCCAGTTGCTGGGCTATGATGCTGCCAGTCACCAACTGCAAAGCGTGGTAAAGCATCAGGGGAAGTAAGACCACTCCAAAAGTAACAGGGTCAGGAAAGAGCACTTTGCCCATGGCAGCACCTTGGACGAGGGACTTTTTGGAGCCGCAGAAGAGCACGGTGATCTGATCGGCTCGCTCAAAGCCCAACAGCCTGCCCATGCCGTACATCAAGGCCGCCATCATCAAAAACAGCAGCAACATCATTCCTCCCAATCCTACCAAAAACGCCCAGCTTCTCCCCTCAAACATCCCCCTGCCCACTGCGGCAGAGAAAGCCGAAAAAACAATCATCAAGATGATAGACTGGTCAAGGTTTTTGAGGGCGGTGCTGTGTCTATTGACCCAAGGCCCCAAGACGCGATGCAAAAGAAAACCTCCCATCACCGGAAACAGCACCTGCAAGCTCAACTGCCAAAAGGTATTCAGCAAATCAAAGCTCATCTCACTTCCTTCCAAGAACAACTCCATCCATATCGGGGTAATAAAAATCCCCACAATACTCGAAATACTGGCATTGAAGATCGCGGCGGGGACGTTGCCACCTGCAATGGACACCATCACTACAGAAGCGGAAACCGTAGATGGCAGCGCGGAAAGATACAACGCTCCTAGCCACATCGGATCATCACCTCCTCCCGCCAGGGCCTTTACCAGCGTCACCACTGCCGGAAACACCAAAAACGTTGTGCTCTGGATAAGGAGATGCAGCTTCCAATTGCCCAGTCCTGATTTTAATTTGACAGGATCCATTTTTACCCCATAAATGAAAAAGATCACCGATACCCCGTAATGGGTGATCTCCTTAAACGGAATAATGCTGTCCTCTGCCCCCAACTCTGGGAATATATTGGCCAGGACAATTGTCCCTATCAAGGCCAGAAAAAAACCGTTGAGACCGGCTTTGGTGAGGATCTTTTTAAGTTGACTCATTCCTTTACTGGTTAATGGTTACTAGCTTTACTGGTACACATTGCATACTGGTTACTCCTAACTGATCACTGGTTACTTGTATTGGGGCCGGCCCTGCTTACTTCCTTTAAAGCGCCGAAGCCGCTTAAGACTCAATGCCCACCTCTCCTAAAATTATCACAAATTACAGCAGTGGCAATGGCCACATTAAGGGATTCGGCATGGCCAAATGATGGAATGGTCAGCTTCTGGCTAACCAATTTCTCCAGCCGGGGACTGATTCCTTTGGCCTCATTGCCCATCAGGATGATTCCCGCTGGTACCAACGTGCTCCTATGGATGTCCTCTCCCTCCAAAAACGCCCCATAAATGGGTAGTGCCTGCTGGGGCAGGTAGGCTTCAAGGTCGGTATAAAAAAAAGACACCCGCGTAAAAGAACCCATGCTGGAATGAAGCACTTTGGGATTATAAAAATCGGCCGTTTGTGAAGAAAGCACCAGCTTATGGATACCATACCAGTCGGCGATCCGGATGATGGTGCCTAGATTTCCTGGGTCACGCACATCGTCCAGTGCTATGGCCAGTTCCCCTTCTCCGATATCAAATGGTGTATTTTTCTTAAGTTTGGCTACTGCCAAGGCTGCGTCGTTGGTTTGAAAAGAGCCTGCAGACTCCAAGGTCTTTGGGGACACTTCATAGCTCGCCGCATTGCAGGAACTGATCAGCTGGGAATGTTCTTCATGGTATTTGGCAGTATAAAGAAGATGCGTAACTTCAAAATCCGAAAGCAGTAATTCCGTTACATTTTTGGCGCCTTCCACAAAAAAAGCGTCCTCCTGTTTACGGAATTTTTTCTGTTGCAAGGATTTAATAAACTTAAGCGTATTTTTGCTGATCATTAAGGTCGATTAGTTGTGAATAAAACCAAATATATAAACTTTATTCTTGCCTTGCTGTTGCTTTCATCATGTTCTTTGACCAAGGGGCTCGAAGAGGATGAGTACCTGATCTATGATGTAAACCTGAAAGGCATCAAAAATGCCAACGAAGTAAAGGTAAAACAACTGATCAAACAAAACCCCAATACCAGGATCCCCATCCTGAACTTCTCCCCAGGAGTCTTTATCTACAATATAGGAGAAGCCAATTATGACAGCATAAAAGTAGGCGAAAAAATAGCTTCTTTACAAGCCAAACAGCGTGACATCGAAACCCAACTAGAAACCGATCCCAACAACAACAAACTAGAAAAAAAGTACTACAAATACGCCAATAGAATAGACGACCTTAAGAAAAAGCTGAATTATGGTAACTGGTTCATGCGAACAGGAAATCCCAAAACCATCTATGACAGTGCCCAAACAGCTGAATCAGAAAAGGAAATCAAAAATTACCTGATCAATCATGGTTTTTTTGAGGCGGAAGTAAGCACCCAGATAGAACGTAGAAAGAAAAAAATATACCTCACCTATCTAGCAGAAGAAAACAGCCCCTACCTGATAGACAGCTCCTACACCAAAACCGGCGATGAAAACATCTCTTCCCTCCTCGACCGGGATGCTGAAAACAGCCTGGTGAATGCAGGACAACGGTACAATCAGGACAACCTCACCAAAGAACGTCAACAAGTGGAAGACCTGCTGAAAAACAATGGCTACTATACCTTCTCAAAATCCTATATCGAATATAATGTCTATAAGGACACCGTAGATAAGGATGTAGTTATCGAACAGATCATCAGAAAGCCAACTTATGCAGCGCAGCACAAAGTCTACACGATCGATTCGGTGATCTTTGAGATCTCTACGCCCACTGAAGTCATTACAGACCAAGAGGTGCAAAGGGAGTATGATGACATCTCCTATATCATGTACCGCGACCGCTATTCGGAAAAGATCATTGACTCCAGGGTCTTTATAGACAAAGGAGCACGCTACAACAAGGCCGAAGTACTGGAAACCCAGCGGCAACTGGCCAATTTGGACATCTTCCGCTATATCAATATTTCTTTTGATACACTGGGCAATCATATTACGACACGTATCCAGACCCAGCCCAATGAAAAATACCAAATCACCAACCAGCTGGGAGCCAGTATTACGGAGCAGTTGCCTGGGCCGTTTTTCAGTCACTCATTGCGAAACAGGAACCTCTTTCGGGGGCTGGAGATATTTGAGTTTAACTTCCGTGCCGGACTGGAGGGGGTGGCATCAGCGACGGCAGAAGGAGGCGTTTATCGCAGCCGGGAGCTCAGCACCTCTGCATCGGTGATATTCCCCCAGTTTTTGCTCCCTTTTAGCAAAAAAGGCCTCAAACGATATGGCCGGTATAATCCCCGCACAAGGACCTTGATCGGATACAACTATGTCAATCGTCCCGAGTATATCCGTGAAGGCTTTAACACCATCTTTGCGTACAACTGGGCTACCAGAAACCAGCGACAACAGTACACGATAAATGTATTGGATGCCAACTTGATCAGGTCTAATCTGGACCCGGATTTTGAGGAGCGACTCATCGAGCTCCAGGAGCAAGGAAACAACTTGATCAATTCCTTTCAGTCTTCTTACGTCAGCAGTATTTCCGGTCAGGTCATCATCAACTTCAACCAGTATGGCCTCTGGCAAAGAAACCGATCATCCTTATGGCGACTAAACTTCGAAAGTGGTGGCACCACTATTAACTTCCTGAACAAGGAACATTTCCAAAACCGCAACCTACAGTACTTTCAATTCTTAAAATTTCAATCCGATTTCAGAAGATATATTCCTATCAGCCGCAAAAGCACCTTTGCCTACCGCATCAATGCAGGGCTGGCCATTCCCTACGGAATTAGTAATGGGGTATTACCCTATGAAAAATACTTCTTTGCAGGTGGCAGTACCAGTATTCGGGCTTGGTCACCTAGGCGTTTGGGACCAGGGTCATTCACTCCCCAGACAGATGAAGAGGGCTATTTTGACTACCGCTATGAGCAGCCTGGAGATATTTTACTGGAGGGGATGTTTGAGATCCGGCGTGAGCTTTTTGGGTATTTTGATGGAGTGTTTTTCGTAGATGCAGGGAACACTTGGACGCTAAAAGAAGACCCCACCCGGGAAGGTTCCCAGTTCAAGCCAAGAACCTTCGTCAAGGAGATTGCCGTGGGCACGGGAATCGGGCTGCGGATGGATTTTGATTTTCTCGTGCTCAGGCTGGACATGGGGATCAAGGCCATCGATCCTGCCCAGCCTGAGGGTGAACGCTTTGTCCTGGACAACCTTTCATTTAAGAAACCATTGGGAGAAAAAGGACAGACCGTATTTAACATTGGTATTGGATATCCTTTCTAATGGGTTAATTTTGGAACATCGTCGCTGCCGAATCGTTTAACCATAGAAATTTCTAATTGCAGCATTATCCTTAAGTATTCTATTAATGTCAAATAGCATCAGCAAAGAGCAGATTTCCGAAGAGTTCAAAGCCATACAAGACCACATTTGCCAAGAACTGGAAGCTGGCGATGGCAAAGCCAAATTTCACGAAGACCTTTGGAAAAGGGACGCAGGTGGTGGTGGCCGTACCAGGATCATCAAAGACGGAAATATCATTGCCAAAGGCGGTGTGGCTTTTTCGGCCGTCCACGGTCCCACTCCTGAAAAAATCCTCAAAAAACTACAACTTGAAAAGGCTGATTTCTACGCTACGGGTGTCTCCATCGTGATCCACCCCAGCAGCCCTATGGTGCCGATCATCCATATGAACATACGGTATTTTGAGATGAGCAATGGCACCTATTGGTTTGGCGGTGGCATAGACCTTACCCCCCACTATGTGGACAAGGACGATGCCCGTTATTTTCATCAGCAAATCAAAGCCACCTGTGACCAGTTTGACACGGAAGCTTACCCGAAATATAAAAAATGGGCAGATGATTATTTTTACCTTCCTCACCGCGAAGAAACCAGGGGCATTGGAGGCATTTTCTTTGATCGCCTGACGGCCACGGAAACCAATTCGTTTGAGTCAACCTATGATTTTGTAAAATCCATTGGCTACCTCTTCCCTGAAATTTACCGTCACTTTATGGCCAAAAATGCCGCTTTGCCATTTGGCGAAAATGAGCAAAAGTGGCAGGCACTCAGGAGGGGAAGATACGTAGAGTTCAACTTGGTCTGGGATGCGGGGACGAAGTTTGGTCTCGACACCAATGGCCGGACAGAAAGCATTCTTATGAGCATGCCACCCGTGGCGGAGTGGGAGTACATGAACATCCCGGAAGACGGCAGCAAAGAAGCAGAGACGCTTGGATTGCTAAGAAAAGATATTGACTGGATTAACCTATAGACTTGTGATAGAAACACTGAAACATTGGGACGAAGAGCTCTTCATCTTTCTAAATGCCCAACACTTGGACTGGTTAGACCCCATCATGTTCGGGATTTCAGGGAAGCTGATCTGGCTTCCATTTTACGCCTTGTTGGTTTTTTTGATAATCAAAAATTTGGGAAAAGGCAGCATTTGGGTGTTTATTGGAATTGCCTTGGCCATACTATTCAGTGACCAGGCCACTTCCGGATTTATGAAACCATTCTTCGAGCGCCCCCGGCCCTGCCATGACCCACGCTGGGAAGGCATTATGTTTAACTACAAACACTGTGGGGGCATGTATGGTTTTGCTTCCTCACATGCCTCCAATACCTTTTCACTCGCTACCTACCTCTTGCTCACCTTCCATCGAAAGGTCAAGGGCTTCGGGTGGATGTTTCTATGGGCGGCCCTCGTTTCCTATTCCAGAATTTACCTAGGTGTACACTATCCGGCAGATGTAGTCGTAGGGGCAATCGTAGGAATACTTGCTGGGTTTATCGCTTGGTGGCTGGTCATTAAGATCAAAATGACCACCATCCGCAAAGTAGAAGAAATGGATAAGCAAGAGGAGTAAACTGCTATCTTTGGGGATTACAAATCCCCTCTGCCTGACATCCCGATTACCAATCAGGGTGAGCAGTTTCTTCTTTCTTTGCGCCTTACTATTGGTTCTTTCCTCTAAACCTGTTTGATACTAATAAAAGTCAATACCCTTTCACCATCCGCTGGATGTATTTTCCCACTATATCAAACTCCAAATTGACCTTATCCCCTACTTTCAGCTGGTGAAAATTGGTGTGCTCATAGGTATAGGGAATAATGGCTACTGAAAAGCCTCCCGGTTTGGAATTGAAGCAGGTCAGACTGGTGCCGTTTATGGTAATGGAGCCTTTTTCTACTGTTACATTGCCGACCGTCTCTTCAAAGGAAAAATCAAAGCGCCAACTTCCATCCTGGTTTTCTACCCGTTCCACTTTACCGATCTGATCCACATGCCCCTGCACGATATGCCCATCAAAACGGCCATTGGCCGGCATGCATCTTTCCAAGTTCACCCTAGTTCCTTCCTTCCACTCCTGAAGACTGGTCTTTTGGAGTGTCTCATCAATGGCCGTCACCCTGTAAATATCGCCGTCCACCTTTACCACCGTCAAGCACACGCCATTATGCGCCACAGACTGATCTATCTTCAGTTCACTCGTAATGGGTGATTTGATATCAAAATGGATATTTGTACCTTCTCGGGAAATGGCCACTATTTTGCCCATGGTTTCTACAATACCGGTAAACATCTTCTGACTAAAATTTAACGTTCATAAAATCAGGCAATAAGTAAAATTGCCCATTCAGGATTAAAATTAAGCGATTTAATCCATTAACTTAGCATTAAAAAGAAGTTTCAACGCAAATAAGTTCACTTATCATTATGATAAAATTGGAGGATAGCTATTCTCACAAAGGCCAGCGAAAAGCACTGGTAAAGACACTGGAAAGAAAGGGCATCATGGACAAGAAAGTGCTGGAAGCCATTGGCACGATTCCCCGTCATTTCTTCTTCGACAGTGCCCTGCACTCCCATGCCTATGAGGACAAAGCTTTCCCCATCGGTGAAGGGCAGACCATCTCCCAGCCATTTACCGTTGCCTTCCAAAGTGAACTGTTGGCGCTCCGTCCCGGGGACAAGGTACTGGAGATAGGCACGGGGTCAGGATATCAGGCCGCCATTCTCTATCTTTTGGGTGCAGAAGTACATACCATAGAATATAACAAAAGCCTGTATCAAAGAACCAAAAAGTTCCTTCCCAGGCTCGGTATCAAAGCTTATTTCTACCAAGGAGACGGCTCTCTTGGAATACCTGAAAAAGCACCTTTTGACAAGATAATCGTCACAGCAGGCGCGCCTGTAGTGCCCAAAAGCCTACTGAAGCAATTGAAGGTTGGCGGGGTTCTGGTCATCCCAGTGGGCGACCGAAAAACCCAAAAAATGATGAAATTGACCAAGAAAACCGCCAAGCAAATTACGCAGGAAGAATACGACAGTTTTGCTTTTGTGCCCCTGCTCGGGCATGAAGGATGGTAAGTAGCGCTATCAAGTAGTTTATAAGTATTTGGTCTATAGTACGAAGTACGAAGTATCAGTTTCTGAATGGTGACTGAGTTGTGCGGGGTCTCTGCCCCAGCACAGGCAAGAATGAAGTAGCCGTGGATAGCCTCCTTCGGCTACGCTAAGGCACCCTTAACTGTTCCTGACTTGAAATCCTTGACATCATTAGACAATTGGCGAGGGGCAATTTAACCCGGATTATGCGTTAGGAATCGTAGTGAGAGCTGAAATTGCAAGAAAATCAGTTAGTTTGGAGGCATTAGCGTAGCACCGCTACGGTTATGCCGAAAACTAAAGTGAAACGGCTGATTTTGAAGCAGTTTAAGGTCGCAACAGATAGGCTAATGCATATTCCGGGTTTAAACTGATCCTGACCCCTGTGCTGAGCATGTCGAAGGCTGCAATCCGGAAATGGAAATCGCGAACCGGCCACCTTGAGTACAAAACAAATATTTTCAGAATTTTATTTCATAATACACACTTAAATACT
Coding sequences within it:
- a CDS encoding cupin domain-containing protein: MDRKKFIQTSGLGLGLAIIPGMIKSQSGHPKRNLTVNTKSKIVKDADGDVLNVIGDIQTHKLVGSDTGNQIVEWMDNVDPGVGIPPHIHTKEDEIFRIIKGQIEIMIDGKTTVLKEGDIAFAPKGIAHSWKVVGTEKAKMITSAFPAGIEHMFKELAALSAGPPDFEKIAEICGKHGVNFV
- a CDS encoding bile acid:sodium symporter family protein; amino-acid sequence: MSQLKKILTKAGLNGFFLALIGTIVLANIFPELGAEDSIIPFKEITHYGVSVIFFIYGVKMDPVKLKSGLGNWKLHLLIQSTTFLVFPAVVTLVKALAGGGDDPMWLGALYLSALPSTVSASVVMVSIAGGNVPAAIFNASISSIVGIFITPIWMELFLEGSEMSFDLLNTFWQLSLQVLFPVMGGFLLHRVLGPWVNRHSTALKNLDQSIILMIVFSAFSAAVGRGMFEGRSWAFLVGLGGMMLLLFLMMAALMYGMGRLLGFERADQITVLFCGSKKSLVQGAAMGKVLFPDPVTFGVVLLPLMLYHALQLVTGSIIAQQLAERGKKGGENGLG
- a CDS encoding TrmH family RNA methyltransferase; translation: MISKNTLKFIKSLQQKKFRKQEDAFFVEGAKNVTELLLSDFEVTHLLYTAKYHEEHSQLISSCNAASYEVSPKTLESAGSFQTNDAALAVAKLKKNTPFDIGEGELAIALDDVRDPGNLGTIIRIADWYGIHKLVLSSQTADFYNPKVLHSSMGSFTRVSFFYTDLEAYLPQQALPIYGAFLEGEDIHRSTLVPAGIILMGNEAKGISPRLEKLVSQKLTIPSFGHAESLNVAIATAVICDNFRRGGH
- the tamL gene encoding translocation and assembly module lipoprotein TamL, which gives rise to MNKTKYINFILALLLLSSCSLTKGLEEDEYLIYDVNLKGIKNANEVKVKQLIKQNPNTRIPILNFSPGVFIYNIGEANYDSIKVGEKIASLQAKQRDIETQLETDPNNNKLEKKYYKYANRIDDLKKKLNYGNWFMRTGNPKTIYDSAQTAESEKEIKNYLINHGFFEAEVSTQIERRKKKIYLTYLAEENSPYLIDSSYTKTGDENISSLLDRDAENSLVNAGQRYNQDNLTKERQQVEDLLKNNGYYTFSKSYIEYNVYKDTVDKDVVIEQIIRKPTYAAQHKVYTIDSVIFEISTPTEVITDQEVQREYDDISYIMYRDRYSEKIIDSRVFIDKGARYNKAEVLETQRQLANLDIFRYINISFDTLGNHITTRIQTQPNEKYQITNQLGASITEQLPGPFFSHSLRNRNLFRGLEIFEFNFRAGLEGVASATAEGGVYRSRELSTSASVIFPQFLLPFSKKGLKRYGRYNPRTRTLIGYNYVNRPEYIREGFNTIFAYNWATRNQRQQYTINVLDANLIRSNLDPDFEERLIELQEQGNNLINSFQSSYVSSISGQVIINFNQYGLWQRNRSSLWRLNFESGGTTINFLNKEHFQNRNLQYFQFLKFQSDFRRYIPISRKSTFAYRINAGLAIPYGISNGVLPYEKYFFAGGSTSIRAWSPRRLGPGSFTPQTDEEGYFDYRYEQPGDILLEGMFEIRRELFGYFDGVFFVDAGNTWTLKEDPTREGSQFKPRTFVKEIAVGTGIGLRMDFDFLVLRLDMGIKAIDPAQPEGERFVLDNLSFKKPLGEKGQTVFNIGIGYPF
- the hemF gene encoding oxygen-dependent coproporphyrinogen oxidase; this translates as MSNSISKEQISEEFKAIQDHICQELEAGDGKAKFHEDLWKRDAGGGGRTRIIKDGNIIAKGGVAFSAVHGPTPEKILKKLQLEKADFYATGVSIVIHPSSPMVPIIHMNIRYFEMSNGTYWFGGGIDLTPHYVDKDDARYFHQQIKATCDQFDTEAYPKYKKWADDYFYLPHREETRGIGGIFFDRLTATETNSFESTYDFVKSIGYLFPEIYRHFMAKNAALPFGENEQKWQALRRGRYVEFNLVWDAGTKFGLDTNGRTESILMSMPPVAEWEYMNIPEDGSKEAETLGLLRKDIDWINL
- a CDS encoding phosphatase PAP2 family protein, coding for MIETLKHWDEELFIFLNAQHLDWLDPIMFGISGKLIWLPFYALLVFLIIKNLGKGSIWVFIGIALAILFSDQATSGFMKPFFERPRPCHDPRWEGIMFNYKHCGGMYGFASSHASNTFSLATYLLLTFHRKVKGFGWMFLWAALVSYSRIYLGVHYPADVVVGAIVGILAGFIAWWLVIKIKMTTIRKVEEMDKQEE
- a CDS encoding riboflavin synthase; the encoded protein is MFTGIVETMGKIVAISREGTNIHFDIKSPITSELKIDQSVAHNGVCLTVVKVDGDIYRVTAIDETLQKTSLQEWKEGTRVNLERCMPANGRFDGHIVQGHVDQIGKVERVENQDGSWRFDFSFEETVGNVTVEKGSITINGTSLTCFNSKPGGFSVAIIPYTYEHTNFHQLKVGDKVNLEFDIVGKYIQRMVKGY
- a CDS encoding protein-L-isoaspartate(D-aspartate) O-methyltransferase → MIKLEDSYSHKGQRKALVKTLERKGIMDKKVLEAIGTIPRHFFFDSALHSHAYEDKAFPIGEGQTISQPFTVAFQSELLALRPGDKVLEIGTGSGYQAAILYLLGAEVHTIEYNKSLYQRTKKFLPRLGIKAYFYQGDGSLGIPEKAPFDKIIVTAGAPVVPKSLLKQLKVGGVLVIPVGDRKTQKMMKLTKKTAKQITQEEYDSFAFVPLLGHEGW